A portion of the Segatella copri DSM 18205 genome contains these proteins:
- a CDS encoding N-acetylmuramoyl-L-alanine amidase family protein: MLKKITLILTLLCMLVLTATGANRRFTLVIDPGHGGHDAGALGAIAKEKNINLSVALQFGKYVERNMPDVRVIYTRKTDVFIPLKERANIANRANADLFISVHTNALPAGKIARGFETYTLGMHRAKDNLDVAMRENSVISMEKGYQQTYQGFDPRSSESYIIFEFIQGKNMERSVELARNIQRKVCSGANRPDKGVHQAGFLVLRETSMPSCLIELGFITTADEERLLNDASRVDDIARGIYEGFAQYRNKYDKSISVPYRAADTESVPVAKIVSDTKQEKDERRAEEADTAPRRTVKQVETRATKAKTVQQNRRQNQQDKPAQHSRQTQQNRQTQQNRTVAQNKPAQQKANVADAPVFKLQIFVSNRMLRKGDAHFKGETGYDSYPEGNMVKYTMGASTNYNEIFRLRKTLAEKFPEAFIIAFKNGKKYDVNQAIREFKQNRNR; this comes from the coding sequence ATGTTGAAGAAAATAACACTCATATTGACCCTATTGTGTATGTTGGTGCTGACAGCGACAGGCGCCAACCGCCGTTTCACGCTCGTTATCGACCCAGGTCATGGCGGTCATGATGCGGGTGCACTTGGTGCTATTGCCAAAGAAAAGAATATCAATCTCTCTGTGGCATTGCAGTTTGGCAAATATGTTGAGCGCAATATGCCGGATGTGAGAGTTATCTATACCCGCAAGACGGATGTCTTTATTCCTCTGAAAGAGCGTGCCAACATTGCTAACCGCGCCAATGCCGACCTGTTTATCTCGGTACATACCAATGCGCTGCCAGCCGGTAAGATAGCCCGCGGTTTTGAAACCTATACGCTCGGTATGCACCGTGCCAAGGATAATCTCGATGTGGCTATGCGAGAGAACTCCGTTATCTCGATGGAGAAGGGCTATCAGCAGACCTATCAGGGTTTCGACCCGCGATCTTCTGAGAGTTACATCATCTTCGAGTTTATACAGGGTAAAAATATGGAGAGAAGCGTAGAACTGGCGCGCAATATCCAGCGAAAGGTATGTTCCGGTGCCAACCGTCCGGATAAGGGTGTGCATCAGGCAGGATTCCTGGTTCTCAGAGAAACCTCGATGCCTAGCTGTCTGATAGAGCTCGGTTTCATCACTACTGCCGATGAAGAAAGACTGCTCAACGATGCCAGCAGGGTGGATGATATCGCCCGAGGCATCTACGAAGGTTTTGCGCAATATCGCAATAAATACGATAAATCCATCTCGGTTCCTTATCGGGCTGCGGATACAGAATCGGTGCCGGTTGCCAAGATAGTTTCTGATACGAAGCAGGAGAAGGACGAGCGCCGTGCTGAGGAGGCGGATACTGCGCCGAGAAGAACGGTGAAGCAGGTGGAAACCAGAGCAACAAAGGCTAAAACGGTTCAGCAGAACAGAAGACAGAACCAGCAGGATAAGCCGGCTCAGCATAGCAGACAGACGCAGCAGAACAGACAGACGCAGCAGAACAGAACTGTAGCTCAGAACAAGCCGGCACAGCAGAAAGCCAATGTAGCCGATGCGCCTGTCTTCAAGCTTCAGATATTTGTCAGCAACCGCATGCTCCGCAAGGGCGATGCCCATTTTAAGGGCGAAACCGGTTATGACAGTTATCCGGAAGGTAATATGGTGAAATATACGATGGGAGCCTCTACCAACTACAATGAGATTTTCCGCTTGCGCAAGACGCTTGCCGAGAAGTTCCCGGAAGCTTTTATCATAGCTTTCAAGAATGGAAAGAAATATGATGTGAATCAGGCTATACGTGAGTTCAAACAGAACAGAAACCGCTGA
- a CDS encoding PTS galactitol transporter subunit IIC encodes MEQVFSYIISLGASVMMPIIFTVIGLCIGMKLGKALKSGLFVGVGFVGLGVVTALLTTNFNDPLKAISDIYHLQLNVFDMGWPAAAAVAYNTAVGALIIPICLGVNFLMLITKTTRTVNIDLWNYWHFAFIGAVAYFVMGQSLLWGYFAAIVCYINTLVCADLTADRFQKYYDLDGISIPQPFCQSFMPFAIVFNKLFDMIPGFSKLDIDAEGLKKKFGVLGEPLVLGVIVGALIGWAAQLDIKKILFLGVTMGAVMELIPRITALFIDGLKPISEKTQELVKTKFNGKKVHIGMSPALVIGHPTTLVASVILIPVILAIAVFLPGNQFLPLASLAGMFYLFPMILPFTRGNVVKTLIIGLVTLVIGLYFVTDMAPDFTLAANQVYAATGDNAAHIPDGFSGGALDFASSLFGWVIYRGVKLSYVGMGVLAVITVVMMVINRQRIVKEEKK; translated from the coding sequence ATGGAACAAGTATTTAGCTATATTATCAGTCTCGGTGCGAGCGTGATGATGCCTATCATCTTCACGGTCATCGGTCTGTGTATTGGCATGAAATTAGGAAAGGCTTTGAAGTCGGGACTCTTCGTAGGCGTGGGTTTCGTAGGCTTGGGCGTGGTAACAGCATTGCTTACTACCAACTTCAACGACCCATTGAAGGCTATTTCAGACATCTACCACTTACAGTTAAACGTTTTTGACATGGGATGGCCAGCAGCTGCAGCTGTAGCTTACAATACAGCAGTGGGCGCATTGATTATTCCAATCTGTCTGGGTGTCAACTTCCTGATGTTGATTACCAAGACAACACGTACAGTGAATATCGACCTCTGGAACTACTGGCACTTCGCCTTTATCGGTGCAGTGGCTTACTTCGTGATGGGTCAGAGTTTGCTCTGGGGCTATTTCGCAGCCATCGTCTGCTACATCAATACCTTGGTCTGTGCAGACCTGACAGCCGACAGATTCCAGAAATATTACGATTTGGATGGTATCTCTATTCCGCAGCCATTCTGCCAGAGTTTCATGCCATTCGCAATCGTTTTCAATAAACTCTTCGATATGATTCCGGGCTTCTCTAAGCTCGATATCGATGCAGAGGGACTGAAGAAGAAGTTTGGTGTGCTCGGCGAGCCACTGGTACTCGGTGTTATCGTAGGAGCCCTGATAGGTTGGGCAGCCCAGCTCGATATCAAGAAGATTCTCTTCCTGGGTGTAACGATGGGAGCCGTGATGGAGCTGATTCCTCGTATTACAGCCCTGTTTATCGACGGTTTGAAGCCTATCTCAGAGAAGACACAGGAGTTGGTGAAGACCAAGTTTAACGGCAAGAAGGTTCATATCGGTATGAGTCCTGCCCTGGTAATCGGCCATCCTACTACTCTGGTAGCATCTGTGATTCTGATTCCGGTTATCCTGGCTATCGCAGTCTTCCTGCCAGGCAACCAATTCTTGCCTTTAGCTTCGTTGGCAGGTATGTTCTACCTCTTCCCAATGATTCTGCCGTTTACAAGAGGTAATGTGGTGAAGACGCTTATCATCGGCCTGGTAACCCTCGTCATCGGTCTCTATTTTGTTACCGATATGGCACCAGACTTTACGCTGGCAGCCAACCAGGTTTATGCAGCAACAGGCGATAATGCCGCTCATATCCCTGACGGATTCTCAGGCGGTGCACTCGATTTCGCATCCTCTCTCTTCGGATGGGTTATCTATCGCGGTGTGAAGCTTTCATACGTAGGTATGGGTGTTCTCGCAGTCATCACGGTAGTCATGATGGTTATCAACCGTCAGCGCATCGTGAAGGAAGAAAAAAAGTAA
- a CDS encoding MlaD family protein, translated as MKLTKEIKIALVAIVGILVMYFGINFLKGMNLFSTNNTYFITFDDIQGLGASTPIYADGYKVGTVDGLEYDYKENGPIKVKVDIIKDLRIPQGSKAEIVKDLMGNLQVNLLLANNPRERVEPGGIIPGAVNGGMMDKAANLVPVVEKMLPKLDSILTSVNALLADPALAASLHNVETITSNLTVSTRELNTLMAGLNKQVPGMIGKANGVLDNTNRLTANLASLDVQGTLNKVNQTLESAHQFTEKLNSNQGSLGLLMNDTKLYDNLTSTMGHADSLVIDLKAHPKRYVHFSVFGRKDK; from the coding sequence ATGAAGCTAACAAAAGAAATCAAGATAGCTCTTGTAGCTATTGTCGGTATTTTGGTTATGTATTTCGGAATCAATTTTCTGAAAGGCATGAATCTGTTCTCTACCAACAATACCTATTTTATAACGTTTGATGACATCCAGGGACTGGGTGCCTCTACGCCTATTTATGCGGATGGTTATAAGGTAGGTACCGTGGATGGTTTGGAATATGATTACAAGGAGAATGGTCCTATCAAAGTAAAGGTGGATATTATCAAGGATTTGAGAATCCCGCAGGGCAGTAAAGCCGAAATAGTAAAAGACTTGATGGGTAACCTGCAGGTGAATCTGCTTCTGGCAAACAATCCGCGCGAAAGAGTAGAACCGGGTGGTATCATTCCGGGTGCTGTAAACGGAGGCATGATGGATAAGGCTGCCAACCTGGTTCCGGTAGTGGAAAAGATGTTGCCTAAGTTGGATTCTATCCTTACCAGCGTGAATGCGCTGCTGGCTGACCCGGCTCTGGCTGCTTCGCTGCATAATGTGGAAACCATCACAAGCAACCTCACCGTTTCTACACGTGAACTGAATACCCTGATGGCAGGACTCAACAAGCAGGTTCCGGGTATGATAGGAAAGGCAAATGGCGTGCTGGATAATACCAACCGCCTCACAGCTAATCTGGCCAGTCTTGATGTGCAGGGCACTTTGAACAAGGTGAACCAGACTTTGGAGAGTGCTCATCAGTTTACTGAGAAGCTGAACAGCAACCAGGGAAGCCTCGGATTGCTGATGAACGATACCAAACTGTACGACAATCTGACGTCAACCATGGGTCATGCCGACTCCTTGGTTATCGACTTGAAGGCCCATCCGAAACGCTATGTTCATTTCTCTGTTTTCGGCAGAAAAGACAAGTAA
- the pnuC gene encoding nicotinamide riboside transporter PnuC gives MMDYIASHGLDIFTTVLGLVYILLEYRASIWLWLVGIIMPALDVWLYWSHGLYGDAGMAVYYTIAGIYGYAVWKYGKKHNQKEKEELPITYMKKSLYLPTLLFFLAAWGITYYILITFTNSTVPLQDSFTNALSFVGLWALARKYIEQWFFWIIVDAVCFYLYIVKGIPFKAGLYGLYVIIAVAGYFKWKKMMKKS, from the coding sequence ATGATGGATTATATTGCATCACATGGTTTAGACATCTTTACCACGGTACTCGGACTGGTTTATATCCTGTTGGAGTACCGTGCCAGTATCTGGCTCTGGCTGGTAGGCATCATCATGCCTGCCCTGGACGTATGGCTCTATTGGAGTCATGGTCTTTACGGCGATGCGGGTATGGCGGTCTACTATACGATAGCCGGTATATATGGTTATGCAGTATGGAAATATGGCAAGAAGCACAACCAGAAGGAGAAAGAAGAACTTCCGATTACCTATATGAAGAAGTCGCTCTATCTCCCTACTCTTCTGTTCTTCCTGGCAGCCTGGGGCATCACCTATTATATACTGATAACTTTCACCAACTCTACAGTTCCTCTGCAAGACAGTTTCACCAATGCCCTGAGCTTTGTGGGTCTCTGGGCGCTGGCACGCAAATATATCGAGCAGTGGTTCTTCTGGATTATCGTAGATGCCGTTTGCTTCTATCTCTATATCGTCAAAGGCATCCCATTCAAGGCAGGACTTTACGGTCTCTACGTCATCATCGCCGTAGCCGGATACTTTAAATGGAAGAAGATGATGAAAAAGAGTTGA
- the dnaA gene encoding chromosomal replication initiator protein DnaA, which translates to MLASPKALWDNSLLLIKDSVTEQQYNTWFKPIVFESYKPSTKTLLVQVPSPFVYEYLEQNFVDLLSKVLHRNFGEGIRLTYRVVTDKEHKLSQDIEADPDDADMAKQTRERAQQTAAQPAAPQQQEDIDTQLDPKLTFNNYMEGDSNKLPRSVGLSIAEHPNTTQFNPMFIYGPSGSGKTHLVNAIGLKAKQMYPQKRVLYVSARLFQTQYTDAVLHNASNDFINFYQSIDMLIVDDIQEWAGKAKTLNTFFHIFNHLFRNGKRIILACDRPPVELKDMPDRLLTRFSCGLVCELEKPNIQLCVDILSNKIRRDGLKIPADVISFIAQTCNGSVRDLQGAVNGLLAYSIVYNSSIDIRLAERVIKRAVKVDDKPLTIDDIVETVCHHYNVTVTAVNSKSRKRDYVVARQVTMYLAQKYTKMPASRIGKLVGNRDHSTVIHSCSKVEERLKIDAGFSDELVSIENGLKVKRA; encoded by the coding sequence ATGTTAGCAAGTCCAAAAGCCCTCTGGGACAACAGTCTTTTGCTCATAAAGGACAGTGTAACAGAGCAGCAATATAACACATGGTTCAAGCCAATCGTCTTTGAATCGTACAAGCCGTCGACAAAGACTTTGTTGGTGCAGGTTCCGAGTCCGTTCGTATACGAGTACTTGGAACAGAACTTTGTTGACTTGTTAAGTAAGGTGCTGCATCGTAATTTTGGTGAAGGAATCCGTCTCACTTATCGTGTTGTAACCGATAAGGAGCATAAGCTTTCTCAAGATATAGAGGCAGATCCAGACGATGCTGATATGGCAAAGCAAACTCGTGAGCGTGCCCAGCAGACGGCTGCCCAGCCTGCCGCTCCCCAGCAGCAGGAAGACATTGATACACAGTTAGACCCGAAGCTTACTTTCAACAATTATATGGAGGGTGACAGCAATAAGCTGCCTCGTTCCGTAGGATTGTCTATTGCCGAACATCCCAACACCACCCAGTTTAACCCAATGTTCATTTACGGACCTTCGGGTAGCGGTAAGACGCATCTGGTGAATGCCATCGGTCTGAAAGCGAAGCAGATGTATCCTCAGAAGCGTGTGCTCTATGTGAGTGCCCGTCTTTTCCAGACCCAGTATACCGATGCCGTGCTCCATAATGCGAGCAATGATTTCATCAACTTCTATCAGTCTATCGATATGCTGATTGTGGATGATATCCAGGAGTGGGCTGGTAAGGCAAAGACGCTGAACACCTTCTTCCATATCTTCAACCACCTTTTCCGCAACGGAAAGCGTATTATCCTGGCGTGCGACCGCCCTCCGGTAGAGTTGAAGGATATGCCAGACCGTCTGCTCACCCGTTTCTCTTGCGGTCTGGTCTGCGAGTTGGAGAAGCCGAATATCCAGTTGTGTGTGGATATCCTGAGCAATAAGATCCGTCGTGACGGTTTGAAGATTCCGGCAGATGTCATCTCTTTCATCGCCCAGACCTGTAACGGAAGTGTGCGCGATTTGCAGGGAGCCGTCAATGGTCTTCTGGCTTACAGCATCGTTTATAACAGCAGCATTGATATCCGTCTTGCCGAGCGCGTCATCAAGCGTGCGGTGAAGGTGGATGATAAGCCGCTCACCATCGATGACATCGTAGAAACGGTTTGCCATCATTATAATGTAACGGTTACTGCCGTGAACAGCAAGAGCCGTAAGCGTGATTATGTCGTGGCTAGACAGGTAACGATGTATCTGGCACAGAAATATACCAAAATGCCTGCTTCGAGAATCGGCAAACTCGTTGGTAATCGTGATCATAGCACAGTTATCCACAGTTGTTCAAAAGTGGAAGAAAGACTGAAGATTGATGCTGGATTCAGCGATGAACTGGTTAGTATCGAAAACGGATTAAAGGTGAAAAGGGCATAA
- the kduI gene encoding 5-dehydro-4-deoxy-D-glucuronate isomerase, whose translation MKKLTLILAAMVLTASQAFGQCGKCGYEVKAENAYTNYNVRYASNPMDAKHYTTDRLRSEFAIEKVFAPGEVNWTYTMFDRFLIGGAEPTTAPLKLTSIAPLYTDKPNDEKNLLDNRELGIINIGGEGTVTVDGKKYTLGFQEALYVGRGAKNIEVSSKDAAKPAKFYMNSACAHQTYPTKKVTLKDANNIKAGSLKESNDRVIHQLIIDGVAGVRTCQLQMGVTELKEGSVWNTMPAHTHLRRMETYLYYNVPEGQKILHVMGEPQETRPIWLNNEQAVISPEWSIHCAAGTSNYTFIWGMAGENLIYNDMQVVKIPTLE comes from the coding sequence ATGAAGAAATTAACATTAATATTAGCAGCAATGGTATTAACAGCAAGTCAGGCTTTTGGTCAGTGTGGAAAATGTGGTTATGAAGTGAAGGCAGAAAATGCCTACACTAACTACAACGTTCGTTATGCAAGCAATCCGATGGATGCAAAGCACTATACAACAGACCGCCTTCGCAGTGAATTCGCTATCGAGAAGGTGTTTGCTCCAGGCGAGGTAAACTGGACATACACCATGTTCGACCGCTTCCTCATTGGTGGTGCTGAGCCAACAACCGCTCCTCTGAAGCTGACTTCTATCGCTCCTCTCTATACAGACAAGCCAAACGATGAGAAGAATCTGCTCGACAACCGCGAGTTGGGTATCATCAACATCGGTGGCGAGGGTACTGTTACCGTTGACGGCAAGAAGTATACGCTCGGTTTCCAGGAGGCTCTCTATGTAGGTCGTGGTGCCAAGAACATCGAGGTAAGCAGCAAGGATGCAGCTAAGCCAGCTAAGTTCTATATGAACAGCGCTTGTGCTCATCAGACATATCCTACCAAGAAGGTTACCCTGAAGGATGCCAACAACATCAAGGCTGGTAGCCTGAAGGAGAGCAACGACCGTGTAATCCACCAGTTGATTATCGACGGTGTAGCCGGTGTTCGTACCTGCCAGTTGCAGATGGGTGTTACTGAGTTGAAGGAGGGTTCTGTATGGAACACCATGCCAGCTCATACTCACCTCCGCCGTATGGAGACTTACCTCTATTATAATGTACCAGAGGGTCAGAAGATTCTCCACGTAATGGGTGAACCACAGGAGACACGTCCTATCTGGTTGAACAACGAGCAGGCTGTGATTTCTCCAGAGTGGTCTATCCACTGTGCAGCAGGTACCAGCAACTATACCTTTATCTGGGGTATGGCAGGTGAGAATCTGATCTACAACGATATGCAGGTAGTGAAGATTCCTACATTGGAATAA
- the folB gene encoding dihydroneopterin aldolase, which produces MLFRSKIYLKNVRFHAYHGVLPQETQVGNDYVVNLDVSYDFSKAMETDELAGTLNYAELYELVKQEMEIPSKLLEHVAGRIGKRLFAEYPTIQKIQLAITKVNPPFGADCDGAGVEVVLTNDKTL; this is translated from the coding sequence ATGCTTTTCCGTAGTAAGATATACTTGAAGAATGTCCGTTTCCATGCATATCACGGCGTTCTGCCACAGGAAACCCAGGTGGGCAACGATTATGTGGTGAATCTGGATGTGAGCTATGATTTTTCCAAAGCCATGGAAACCGATGAACTGGCTGGAACCCTCAACTATGCAGAACTCTATGAACTCGTGAAACAGGAGATGGAGATACCTAGCAAACTGCTGGAACATGTAGCCGGAAGGATAGGAAAGCGACTCTTTGCAGAATATCCGACTATTCAGAAAATACAACTCGCCATTACCAAAGTTAATCCTCCTTTTGGAGCAGATTGTGACGGCGCAGGGGTAGAAGTTGTATTAACAAATGATAAAACTTTATAG
- a CDS encoding nitroreductase family protein has product MESIKNRTSIRKYAEKEVSEELLNRLLEEAERTPTMGNLQLYSVVVTRSEEGKKALAPAHFNQPMVTEAPVVLTICADYRRTTIWAENRKGTPGYDNILSFMNAATDALLFTQTFTNLAEEAGLGTCFLGTTVYMPKMIIDTLKLPKLVMPVATLTIGWPAEHPALSDRLPLRSIIHHEHFEDYTPEKIDDFYAEKEALEENKEFVRINNVETLAQVFTDIRYTKKDCEAMSVGVIEALKQQGFI; this is encoded by the coding sequence ATGGAATCGATTAAGAACAGAACAAGCATCAGAAAATATGCAGAGAAGGAAGTATCTGAAGAACTCCTGAACCGCCTTTTAGAAGAGGCAGAGCGCACCCCGACAATGGGAAACCTGCAGCTTTACAGCGTTGTGGTAACAAGAAGTGAAGAAGGAAAGAAGGCGCTGGCGCCAGCCCACTTCAACCAGCCGATGGTAACAGAAGCCCCGGTCGTCCTCACCATCTGTGCTGATTATCGCCGCACAACCATCTGGGCAGAGAACCGCAAGGGAACCCCGGGCTATGACAACATTCTCTCTTTTATGAATGCAGCTACCGATGCCCTTCTTTTCACCCAGACCTTTACGAACCTGGCAGAAGAAGCCGGTTTAGGCACCTGTTTCCTGGGAACTACGGTTTATATGCCAAAGATGATCATCGACACCCTGAAGCTCCCTAAGCTCGTAATGCCAGTAGCCACATTGACCATCGGCTGGCCGGCAGAACATCCAGCCCTGAGCGACCGTCTCCCTCTGCGCAGCATCATCCACCACGAGCATTTCGAGGATTATACCCCAGAAAAGATAGATGACTTCTATGCAGAGAAGGAAGCTCTTGAAGAAAACAAGGAGTTCGTTCGCATCAACAACGTAGAGACCCTAGCCCAGGTTTTCACCGACATCCGATACACAAAGAAGGATTGCGAGGCGATGAGCGTTGGGGTTATCGAAGCCCTCAAGCAGCAAGGATTTATTTAA
- a CDS encoding MFS transporter, whose translation MSPITTSKMSNFRWVICALLFIATTVNYMDRQVLSLTWKDFIAPEFHWTDDHYGTITGLFSIFYAIANLFAGKFVDWMGTKKGYLIAIFVWSTGAVMHAGCGWVAMQMEGYDSIEALRMVQAGSDAAVAIATISVWLFLSCRLILAVGEAGNFPAAIKVTAEYFPKKDRAFSTAIFNSGASVGALAAPATIPLLARSMGWEWAFIIIGVLGYVWMGLWVWLYDKPSKSKHVNKAELTYIEQDEDLEKVEAEKETETVAEEKTIGFLKCFSYRQTWSFIVGKLMTDGVWWFFLFWAPAYFSDQYGYSSDSGMGIALIFTLYAIVTVLSIGGGYLPTYFVDKKGMNPYIGRMRAMLIFACFPLLGLIAQPMGEYSAWWPAIIIGLLGAGHQAWSANLYSTIGDMFPKSTVATITGIGAMAGGIGSFLINKGSGMLFTYADGLGSDFSFMGFDGKPGAYMIVFCICSVAYLVGWCIMKALVPKYKPIVVE comes from the coding sequence ATGAGCCCTATTACAACAAGTAAAATGTCCAACTTCCGTTGGGTAATCTGTGCGCTGCTCTTCATCGCAACTACAGTCAATTACATGGACCGTCAGGTTCTCTCTTTAACATGGAAAGACTTTATTGCTCCAGAATTCCACTGGACAGATGATCACTATGGTACCATCACTGGTCTTTTCTCAATCTTCTATGCCATCGCCAACCTCTTCGCAGGTAAGTTCGTTGACTGGATGGGCACCAAGAAAGGTTATCTCATCGCCATCTTCGTATGGTCAACAGGTGCTGTGATGCACGCCGGTTGCGGTTGGGTAGCTATGCAGATGGAAGGATATGATTCTATCGAGGCGCTCCGCATGGTACAGGCTGGTAGTGATGCAGCAGTAGCGATTGCTACAATCAGTGTATGGCTGTTCCTCTCTTGCCGCTTGATTCTTGCTGTGGGTGAGGCAGGTAACTTCCCTGCAGCCATCAAGGTAACAGCAGAGTATTTCCCTAAGAAAGACCGTGCTTTCTCTACCGCTATCTTCAACAGTGGTGCTTCTGTAGGCGCTTTGGCAGCTCCAGCTACCATTCCATTGTTGGCTCGCAGCATGGGCTGGGAGTGGGCTTTCATCATCATCGGTGTGCTCGGTTATGTATGGATGGGCCTCTGGGTATGGCTCTATGACAAACCATCTAAGAGCAAGCATGTAAACAAGGCTGAACTTACTTACATTGAGCAGGATGAAGACCTTGAAAAGGTTGAGGCTGAGAAAGAGACAGAAACTGTCGCTGAGGAGAAAACTATCGGCTTCCTGAAGTGCTTCAGCTACCGTCAGACCTGGTCATTTATCGTAGGTAAGTTAATGACTGATGGTGTTTGGTGGTTCTTCCTCTTCTGGGCACCTGCTTACTTCTCTGACCAGTATGGTTATTCTTCTGATTCAGGTATGGGTATTGCCCTCATCTTCACACTCTATGCTATTGTAACCGTATTGAGTATTGGTGGTGGTTACTTGCCAACTTACTTTGTTGACAAGAAGGGTATGAATCCATATATCGGTAGAATGCGTGCGATGTTGATTTTCGCTTGCTTCCCATTGCTCGGTTTGATAGCCCAGCCTATGGGTGAGTACAGTGCATGGTGGCCAGCTATCATCATCGGTTTGCTCGGTGCAGGTCATCAGGCATGGTCAGCTAACCTCTATTCTACCATCGGTGATATGTTCCCTAAGTCAACTGTAGCTACTATCACCGGTATTGGTGCGATGGCAGGTGGTATCGGTTCCTTCCTAATCAACAAGGGTTCCGGTATGCTCTTCACCTATGCAGATGGTCTGGGTTCAGACTTCAGCTTCATGGGCTTCGATGGCAAGCCAGGTGCCTACATGATTGTATTCTGCATCTGTAGTGTTGCTTACCTCGTAGGCTGGTGCATCATGAAGGCATTGGTTCCTAAGTACAAGCCAATCGTTGTAGAATAA